A region from the Cryptosporangium arvum DSM 44712 genome encodes:
- a CDS encoding ABC transporter permease, with the protein MSSTSVVWLIAARELRTRLKAKSFVIGTVGLLVVIAGYLVLSVWLAGSSGPTIALSGPTTELRPAIEAVATSLDEDLEVRVVDEAAGREQVRDGDLDALITGSASAPTAVVEDELDDTVRGILTAVLQQRALQASLAQAGADPAAVQRAVAGAGVRVDAYRASDPQEGQRLVLAAVSMTLLYIALISYGTGVAQGVVEEKTSRVVELLLATVRPWQLLLGKVVGIGLVGLVQLVILGGVGLVGATAAGQLTLPAVGIGTFVSLLGWYLLGFFLFASVFAAAGALVSRFEEMQSVISPLIMLLVIIFVLGLNLLIRDPRSELVEVLSMIPPFTAILMPARGALGVAPAWQMALAVVLTLIALAGTVRVAGAVYRRGVLHTGSRLSVRAALRTPSSERDRSSSTRRRPG; encoded by the coding sequence GTGAGCAGCACGTCCGTGGTCTGGCTGATCGCCGCGCGCGAGCTGCGCACGCGGCTGAAGGCCAAGTCGTTCGTGATCGGCACGGTCGGGTTGCTCGTGGTGATCGCGGGTTACCTGGTGCTGTCGGTGTGGCTGGCGGGCTCGTCCGGGCCGACGATCGCGCTGTCCGGGCCGACGACCGAGCTGCGTCCCGCGATCGAGGCCGTGGCGACGAGCCTCGACGAGGACCTCGAGGTGCGCGTCGTCGACGAGGCCGCCGGCCGCGAGCAGGTGCGCGACGGTGACCTGGACGCGTTGATCACCGGGTCGGCGTCGGCTCCGACCGCGGTCGTCGAGGACGAGCTCGACGACACCGTGCGCGGGATCCTCACCGCCGTACTGCAGCAGCGCGCCCTGCAGGCCTCGCTGGCGCAGGCCGGGGCGGACCCGGCCGCGGTGCAGCGGGCGGTCGCCGGGGCCGGGGTGCGCGTCGACGCGTACCGGGCCTCCGACCCGCAGGAGGGGCAGCGGCTGGTGCTGGCCGCGGTGTCGATGACGCTGCTCTACATCGCGCTGATCAGCTACGGCACCGGGGTGGCCCAGGGGGTGGTCGAGGAGAAGACCAGCCGGGTCGTGGAGCTGCTCCTCGCGACCGTGCGGCCGTGGCAGCTGCTGCTCGGCAAGGTCGTGGGCATCGGGCTGGTGGGGCTGGTCCAGCTGGTGATCCTGGGCGGGGTGGGCCTGGTCGGAGCGACCGCCGCCGGGCAGCTGACGTTGCCCGCGGTGGGCATCGGGACGTTCGTGTCGCTGCTCGGGTGGTACCTGCTGGGGTTCTTCCTGTTCGCGTCGGTGTTCGCGGCGGCGGGGGCGCTGGTGTCGCGGTTCGAGGAGATGCAGAGCGTGATCTCGCCGCTGATCATGCTGCTCGTGATCATCTTCGTGCTCGGGCTCAACCTGCTGATCCGCGATCCCCGCAGCGAGCTGGTGGAGGTCCTGTCGATGATCCCGCCGTTCACCGCGATCCTGATGCCGGCGAGGGGTGCGCTCGGGGTCGCCCCGGCCTGGCAGATGGCGCTCGCGGTGGTGCTGACGCTGATCGCGCTGGCCGGCACGGTGCGGGTGGCCGGTGCGGTCTACCGGCGCGGCGTGCTGCACACCGGGTCGCGCCTGTCGGTGCGTGCCGCGCTGCGCACGCCTAGCTCAGAGCGGGACCGGTCATCCAGTACTCGCCGCCGGCCCGGCTGA
- a CDS encoding ABC transporter ATP-binding protein — protein MADNTLEFDGTTKRYGDVVALDDLSFAVRPGEIFGFVGSNGAGKTTAMRIALGVLAADGGAVRWRGAPITLEAARRIGYMPEERGLYPKMTVADQLEYLARLHGLSRVDARAAVVEWTDRLGIGERRTSEVGALSLGNQQRVQLAAALLHGPDLLVLDEPFSGLDPVAVDVMSSVLAERAAAGVPVLFSSHQLDLVQRLCDRVGIIRSGRLVACDTVDALRSSKRQVTVEVRGDWDPALPGVDLVSDDGTRHVLALADDVDDQDVLRAALAAGPVTEFRPHRPTLTELFREVVTDEGAQP, from the coding sequence ATGGCCGACAACACGCTGGAATTTGACGGCACCACCAAACGCTACGGCGACGTCGTCGCGCTGGACGACCTCTCGTTCGCCGTCCGCCCGGGCGAGATCTTCGGGTTCGTCGGCAGCAACGGTGCCGGGAAGACCACGGCCATGCGGATCGCGCTCGGCGTCCTCGCGGCGGACGGCGGTGCGGTCCGCTGGCGCGGTGCCCCGATCACGCTCGAGGCGGCCCGCCGCATCGGCTACATGCCGGAGGAACGCGGTCTCTACCCGAAGATGACCGTCGCCGACCAGCTGGAGTACCTGGCCCGCCTGCACGGCCTGAGCCGCGTCGACGCCCGCGCGGCCGTCGTCGAGTGGACCGACCGGCTCGGCATCGGCGAGCGGCGCACCAGCGAGGTGGGCGCGCTGAGCCTCGGCAACCAGCAGCGGGTCCAGCTCGCGGCCGCGCTGCTGCACGGCCCCGACCTGCTCGTGCTCGACGAACCGTTCTCCGGCCTCGACCCGGTCGCGGTCGACGTGATGAGCAGCGTGCTCGCCGAACGGGCGGCGGCCGGCGTGCCGGTGCTGTTCTCCAGCCACCAGCTCGACCTGGTGCAGCGGCTGTGCGACCGGGTCGGCATCATCCGTTCCGGGCGGCTGGTCGCGTGCGACACCGTCGACGCGCTGCGCAGTTCGAAGCGGCAGGTCACGGTGGAGGTCCGGGGCGACTGGGATCCGGCTCTGCCCGGCGTCGACCTCGTTTCGGACGACGGGACCCGGCACGTGCTGGCGCTCGCCGACGACGTGGACGACCAGGACGTGTTGCGTGCCGCGCTCGCGGCCGGGCCGGTCACCGAGTTCCGGCCGCACCGGCCGACGCTCACCGAACTGTTCCGGGAAGTCGTGACCGACGAGGGAGCTCAGCCGTGA
- a CDS encoding amino acid deaminase, whose translation MGFDAENVGPLGPEQKAVPVEAWGRTAAEWVAGRPALATLPTPIVTLDAGALEHNRAAMAGWAARAGVDLAPHGKTTMAPSLWRAQLDAGAWGITVATPWQLSFALSTGLPCVLAAYPVLDPGVLRFLGRPRTARVLVWADGVDVVEAMAPHVAGSAQPLDVLVDVGAPGGRTGARTLDAAVATARAVVGTPGLRLAGVAGYEGSLAHDASDASLATIRAYLASLRDVHAALGDLYDGEAVLTAGGSAYFDEVAGALAPLHEPGRTRVVVRAGAYLAHDDGFYRGITPSNRETGPRLRAALHGWVRVISRPEPGLALADGGKRDLPFDEGLPEVQAIRRGGVSPAEPVPGAEVTALADQHTFVRLTGDAENVRVGDVLRLGLSHPCTTFDKWGLLPVVDDASAAQPAVVDVVRTVFG comes from the coding sequence GTGGGATTCGACGCGGAGAACGTCGGACCGTTGGGGCCGGAGCAGAAGGCGGTTCCGGTCGAGGCGTGGGGCCGGACGGCCGCCGAGTGGGTGGCGGGCCGGCCGGCGCTGGCGACGCTGCCGACACCGATAGTGACGCTCGACGCCGGCGCGCTCGAGCACAACCGGGCGGCGATGGCCGGCTGGGCCGCGCGCGCCGGGGTCGACCTCGCCCCGCACGGCAAGACGACGATGGCGCCGTCGCTGTGGCGCGCGCAGCTCGACGCCGGGGCCTGGGGCATCACCGTGGCGACCCCGTGGCAGCTGTCGTTCGCGCTCTCCACCGGCCTGCCGTGCGTGCTGGCCGCCTACCCGGTGCTCGACCCGGGCGTGCTGCGTTTCCTGGGCCGGCCGCGGACGGCGCGGGTGCTGGTGTGGGCGGACGGGGTGGACGTCGTCGAGGCGATGGCGCCGCACGTCGCCGGCTCGGCGCAACCGCTCGACGTGCTCGTCGACGTCGGGGCGCCCGGCGGACGGACCGGTGCCCGCACGCTCGACGCCGCGGTCGCCACCGCCCGCGCCGTGGTGGGCACGCCCGGCCTCCGGCTCGCCGGCGTCGCCGGGTACGAGGGGTCGCTGGCGCACGACGCGTCCGACGCGAGCCTGGCCACGATCCGCGCCTACCTGGCGTCGCTCCGGGACGTGCACGCCGCGCTGGGTGACCTCTACGACGGCGAGGCCGTCCTGACCGCCGGGGGCAGCGCGTACTTCGACGAGGTCGCCGGGGCCCTGGCTCCGCTGCACGAGCCGGGACGCACCCGGGTGGTCGTGCGCGCCGGGGCCTACCTCGCCCACGACGACGGGTTCTACCGCGGGATCACCCCGTCGAACCGGGAGACCGGGCCGCGCCTGCGGGCCGCGCTGCACGGCTGGGTGCGCGTGATCTCGCGCCCCGAGCCGGGCCTCGCGCTCGCCGACGGCGGCAAACGCGACCTGCCGTTCGACGAGGGGCTGCCGGAGGTCCAGGCGATCCGGCGCGGTGGCGTCTCCCCGGCCGAGCCGGTGCCGGGCGCCGAGGTCACCGCGCTCGCCGACCAGCACACGTTCGTGCGCCTCACCGGCGACGCCGAGAACGTCCGGGTGGGCGACGTGCTGCGGCTCGGTCTGTCCCACCCATGCACCACGTTCGACAAGTGGGGCCTGCTGCCGGTCGTGGACGACGCGTCGGCGGCCCAACCGGCGGTGGTCGACGTGGTCCGGACGGTGTTCGGATGA
- a CDS encoding response regulator, whose translation MIRIVVADDQELVRSGFSMILDAQPDFTVVAEAGDGVEAVAAAHAHAPDVVLLDVRMPTLDGLGAARRICAETPAKVIMLTTFDQDDYVYDALAAGASGFLLKDLRRDDLVHAVRVVAGGEALLAPTVTRRLIAEFTRGRDRGTIAPSRLAVLTPREQETLTLLGRGLSNAEIAAELVVSEHTVKTHVSNVLAKLGLRDRIQAVIAAYETGLIVPGS comes from the coding sequence ATGATCCGGATCGTCGTGGCCGACGACCAGGAGCTGGTCCGCAGCGGGTTCAGCATGATCCTCGACGCGCAGCCCGACTTCACGGTCGTCGCCGAGGCCGGCGACGGGGTGGAGGCCGTCGCCGCCGCGCACGCCCACGCGCCCGACGTCGTCCTGCTCGACGTGCGGATGCCGACGCTCGACGGGCTCGGCGCCGCCCGCCGGATCTGCGCCGAGACCCCGGCCAAGGTCATCATGCTGACCACGTTCGACCAGGACGACTACGTCTACGACGCGTTGGCCGCGGGCGCCAGCGGGTTCCTGCTGAAGGATCTGCGCCGCGACGACCTCGTGCACGCGGTGCGTGTCGTGGCCGGCGGGGAGGCCCTGCTCGCGCCGACCGTCACCCGGCGGCTGATCGCGGAGTTCACCCGCGGACGCGACCGCGGGACGATCGCGCCGTCGCGCCTGGCGGTGCTCACCCCGCGCGAGCAGGAGACGCTCACGCTGCTCGGGCGTGGACTGTCCAACGCCGAGATCGCGGCCGAGCTCGTGGTGAGCGAGCACACGGTCAAGACCCACGTGAGCAACGTGCTCGCGAAACTGGGCCTCCGCGACCGCATCCAGGCCGTGATCGCGGCCTACGAGACCGGCCTGATCGTCCCCGGGAGCTAG
- a CDS encoding N-acyl-D-amino-acid deacylase family protein yields MSTFRVRGASIVDGTGAPAYRGDALIVDGRIVALGDVPAEGPVLEAGGLVLAPGFIDMHAHSDLAVVTDPEHLAKTTQGVTTEVVGQDGLSYAPATDETLAILRDQLAGWNGVPGDLPWRTVGEYLDRVDAGAAVNVCYLVPQGSVRMMVVGTEDRPATGAEIEAMAGLVRDGLEQGAVGMSSGLTYVPGMFADTDELVALCRVVAGYGGFYAPHQRSYGRGALEAYAEMVEVARRSGVALHLTHATMNFGVNRGRAAELLALIDDALADGLDVTLDTYPYLPGSTTLAAVLPSWSATGGPAATLERLADPAALARIREQVEVTGSDGCHGVVAEWDTLQISGVRNEELSDLVGSTIAQIAAAEAREEFEVFVDVLRRDRLGTTILQHVGHEPNVRAIMRHPRHTVGSDGLLVGGRPHPRAWGTFPHYLGHYVREEGVLGLEECVARMTGRSAARLGLTDRGVLRPGAIADLVLFDPSTVAAGSTFADPRRPAVGIPYVFVDGVRVIDDGRRTDATPGRAVRR; encoded by the coding sequence ATGAGTACCTTCCGCGTCCGGGGGGCCTCGATCGTCGACGGCACCGGTGCACCGGCCTACCGCGGTGACGCGCTGATCGTCGACGGGCGGATCGTCGCGCTCGGCGACGTCCCCGCCGAGGGGCCGGTGCTGGAGGCCGGCGGGCTCGTGCTCGCGCCCGGCTTCATCGACATGCACGCCCACTCCGACCTCGCCGTCGTGACCGACCCCGAGCACCTCGCCAAGACCACCCAGGGCGTCACCACCGAGGTCGTCGGCCAGGACGGCCTGAGCTACGCCCCCGCCACCGACGAGACACTGGCGATCCTCCGCGACCAGCTCGCCGGGTGGAACGGTGTGCCCGGCGACCTCCCGTGGCGGACCGTCGGCGAGTACCTCGACCGGGTGGACGCCGGTGCCGCGGTCAACGTCTGCTACCTGGTGCCGCAGGGCAGCGTCCGGATGATGGTGGTGGGCACCGAGGACCGGCCCGCCACCGGGGCCGAGATCGAGGCGATGGCCGGGCTCGTCCGCGACGGGCTCGAGCAGGGCGCGGTCGGGATGTCCAGCGGGCTCACCTACGTGCCCGGCATGTTCGCCGACACCGACGAGCTGGTCGCGCTGTGCCGGGTCGTCGCCGGGTACGGCGGGTTCTACGCGCCGCACCAGCGTTCCTACGGTCGCGGGGCGCTCGAGGCGTACGCGGAGATGGTCGAGGTGGCGCGGCGCAGCGGGGTCGCGCTGCACCTCACGCACGCGACGATGAACTTCGGCGTGAACCGGGGCCGGGCCGCCGAGCTGCTGGCGCTCATCGACGACGCGCTCGCCGACGGCCTCGACGTCACGCTCGACACCTACCCGTACCTGCCGGGCTCGACGACGCTCGCGGCGGTGCTGCCGAGCTGGTCGGCGACCGGCGGCCCGGCCGCGACGCTGGAGCGGCTGGCCGATCCGGCGGCGCTGGCGCGGATCCGCGAGCAGGTCGAGGTCACCGGCTCCGACGGCTGCCACGGCGTCGTCGCCGAGTGGGACACGCTGCAGATCTCCGGCGTGCGTAACGAGGAGCTGTCCGATCTGGTCGGCTCCACGATCGCGCAGATCGCCGCGGCGGAGGCCCGCGAGGAGTTCGAGGTCTTCGTCGACGTGCTCCGCCGCGACCGGCTGGGCACGACGATCCTGCAGCACGTCGGGCACGAGCCCAACGTCCGCGCGATCATGCGGCACCCGAGGCACACGGTCGGCAGCGACGGCCTGCTCGTCGGCGGCCGCCCGCACCCGCGGGCGTGGGGCACGTTCCCGCACTACCTCGGCCACTACGTGCGCGAGGAGGGTGTGCTCGGCCTGGAGGAGTGCGTCGCGCGCATGACCGGTCGCTCCGCCGCCCGGCTCGGGCTCACCGACCGCGGGGTGCTGCGCCCCGGCGCGATCGCCGACCTGGTGCTGTTCGACCCGTCGACGGTCGCCGCCGGGTCCACGTTCGCCGATCCCCGCCGGCCGGCGGTCGGCATTCCGTACGTCTTCGTCGACGGCGTCCGCGTGATCGACGACGGGCGGCGGACCGACGCGACCCCGGGCCGGGCGGTGCGCCGATGA
- a CDS encoding GntP family permease: MSWLQDSTGGLLLLCAAAIAVLLALIIVVKLEPFIALLIAGFSLALAAGLPVSQIVGTALKASDSVLETGFGGILGHIAVIVGLGTVLGGILERSGGADVLVEKLTGRFGERGAPVAMGLAGLIFGIPVFFDIGIFVLAPLVYVAALRGGRSLALYALPMLAGLSMTHAFLPPHPGPTAAAGLLSVSLGWVILIGVICGLPAFAAAGIAWPYWIGPRVRVEVPAEVAEAEAQQRVTVGGPAADSGSGGSAGVTTAERPSGGSGDAADGDDGADDGPRTPAGPVGASERRPVALGTVLAIILVPLVLILGATFGTVWLEKSTLLAVLTFLGNPAVALTIAVLLAFWLLGVRRGSTVAELSEVTAASLRPVGMILLVVGAGAFFGKVISSTGVGDALAGTLSDAGLPIIVLAYLISCALRLAQGSATVALVTTGGIIAPLVENEGYSPAQLATLVIAISAGSIIASHVNDGGFWIISRYFNMSVKQTLATWTVLETILSVVGFVMTLIVWALL; this comes from the coding sequence GTGAGTTGGTTACAGGACTCGACCGGAGGGTTGCTCCTCCTCTGCGCGGCGGCGATAGCCGTGCTGCTCGCGCTGATCATCGTGGTCAAGCTCGAGCCGTTCATCGCCCTGCTGATCGCCGGGTTCTCGCTGGCGCTGGCGGCCGGGCTGCCGGTGTCGCAGATCGTCGGCACGGCGTTGAAAGCCTCCGATTCGGTGCTGGAGACCGGATTCGGCGGGATCCTCGGTCACATCGCGGTCATCGTCGGCCTGGGTACCGTGCTCGGCGGCATCCTGGAACGCTCCGGCGGCGCGGACGTGCTGGTCGAGAAGCTGACCGGGCGGTTCGGTGAGCGCGGAGCCCCGGTGGCGATGGGGCTGGCCGGGCTGATCTTCGGTATCCCGGTGTTCTTCGACATCGGCATCTTCGTGCTCGCGCCGCTGGTGTACGTGGCCGCGCTGCGGGGCGGGCGCTCGCTGGCGCTGTACGCGCTGCCGATGCTCGCGGGGCTGTCGATGACGCACGCGTTCCTGCCCCCGCACCCCGGCCCCACGGCCGCGGCGGGCCTGCTCAGCGTCAGCCTCGGCTGGGTGATCCTGATCGGCGTGATCTGCGGCCTCCCGGCGTTCGCGGCCGCGGGCATCGCCTGGCCCTACTGGATCGGCCCGCGCGTCCGGGTGGAGGTGCCGGCCGAGGTGGCCGAGGCCGAGGCCCAGCAGCGGGTCACGGTCGGCGGCCCGGCCGCCGATTCCGGGTCGGGTGGCTCCGCGGGTGTGACGACGGCCGAGCGGCCGTCCGGTGGTTCCGGCGACGCGGCCGACGGTGACGACGGCGCGGACGACGGGCCGCGCACCCCGGCCGGACCGGTCGGCGCCTCCGAGCGGCGGCCGGTGGCGCTCGGGACCGTGCTCGCGATCATCCTGGTGCCGCTCGTGCTGATCCTCGGCGCGACCTTCGGCACGGTCTGGCTGGAGAAGAGCACGCTGCTCGCGGTGCTCACGTTCCTCGGCAACCCGGCGGTCGCGCTGACCATCGCGGTGCTGCTCGCGTTCTGGCTGCTCGGCGTGCGCCGCGGGAGCACGGTCGCGGAGCTCTCCGAGGTCACCGCCGCGTCGCTGCGCCCCGTCGGCATGATCCTGCTGGTCGTCGGCGCGGGTGCGTTCTTCGGCAAGGTCATCTCGTCGACCGGTGTCGGTGACGCGCTCGCCGGCACGCTGTCCGACGCCGGTCTGCCGATCATCGTGCTCGCGTACCTGATCTCGTGCGCGTTGCGGCTGGCCCAGGGCTCGGCGACCGTCGCCCTGGTCACCACTGGCGGCATCATCGCGCCGCTGGTCGAGAACGAAGGCTACTCGCCCGCGCAGCTGGCCACGCTGGTGATCGCGATCAGCGCGGGCTCGATCATCGCCAGCCACGTCAACGACGGCGGGTTCTGGATCATCTCGCGGTACTTCAACATGTCGGTGAAGCAGACGCTCGCCACCTGGACCGTGCTCGAGACGATCCTCTCGGTGGTCGGATTCGTCATGACGCTCATCGTCTGGGCGCTGCTGTAG
- a CDS encoding bifunctional 4-hydroxy-2-oxoglutarate aldolase/2-dehydro-3-deoxy-phosphogluconate aldolase, translating to MSALEQMFADRVVCVVRAPVVPSAEALCGALAAGGIRTVELTFTTPDVLDHLRAAAGVPGVTVGVGTVLTAADASGAIAAGARFLVTPGVLPEVAAVARDAGVPFLMGALTPTEVLGAAALGAAAVKIFPASAFGPRYLRDLHGPYPSLRLVPSGGVTADNAGEFLAAGAAAVTAGTGVVPPSAVEAGDWAGITRRATEFTGGLT from the coding sequence ATGAGCGCGCTGGAGCAAATGTTCGCCGACCGGGTGGTGTGCGTGGTGCGGGCGCCGGTCGTGCCGTCGGCGGAGGCGCTGTGCGGCGCGCTCGCCGCCGGCGGGATCCGCACCGTGGAGCTGACGTTCACCACCCCGGACGTGCTCGACCACCTGCGGGCCGCGGCCGGGGTCCCCGGCGTGACCGTGGGCGTGGGGACCGTGCTCACGGCCGCGGACGCGTCCGGCGCGATCGCCGCCGGCGCCCGGTTCCTGGTGACGCCCGGGGTGCTGCCCGAGGTCGCCGCGGTGGCCAGGGACGCCGGTGTGCCGTTCCTGATGGGCGCGCTGACCCCCACCGAGGTGCTCGGCGCCGCCGCGCTCGGAGCGGCCGCGGTGAAGATCTTCCCGGCCTCGGCCTTCGGGCCCCGGTACCTGCGTGACCTGCACGGGCCGTACCCGTCGTTACGGCTGGTGCCCTCGGGGGGCGTCACCGCCGACAACGCGGGCGAGTTCCTGGCGGCGGGGGCCGCCGCCGTCACCGCCGGGACCGGTGTGGTCCCGCCCTCTGCTGTGGAGGCCGGCGACTGGGCCGGCATCACCCGACGCGCCACCGAGTTCACCGGAGGATTGACGTGA
- a CDS encoding sugar kinase — MLGATGSTRRIVCVGEAMAVLTPARDVPLRDADTFVRTVGGAELNVALTLAGLGVPTAWLSRLGDDGFGRHVAAVATGAGVDVTAVDFDPARPTGMYVKAPGTASDGSRRSAMLYYRDGSAASALSPAYLRRPAVRQALADAHSVHVSGITPGLSDDAAAFCDALPAFCPRLTVDLNYRPALWRDRDDGALRRLLAAADEVLLGADEAVRVFGRAEPDVLREALPGARRILLKQEEHGVLVLGAETMHVPALDVDVLEPVGAGDAFAAGYLAGCWFDLDVRSAVVLGHRCAAAALVVREDRPVTLPAWKDLVR, encoded by the coding sequence ATGCTGGGGGCAACGGGTTCAACGCGGCGAATCGTCTGCGTCGGCGAGGCGATGGCCGTGCTCACCCCGGCCCGTGACGTCCCGCTGCGCGACGCGGACACGTTCGTGCGCACGGTCGGCGGCGCCGAACTCAACGTGGCGCTGACGCTGGCCGGGCTCGGCGTGCCCACGGCCTGGCTCTCCCGCCTCGGCGACGACGGTTTCGGCCGGCACGTCGCCGCGGTGGCCACCGGCGCCGGCGTAGACGTCACCGCGGTCGACTTCGACCCCGCCCGGCCGACCGGGATGTACGTCAAGGCGCCCGGCACCGCGAGCGACGGCTCCCGCCGCTCGGCGATGCTCTACTACCGGGACGGCTCCGCCGCGTCCGCGCTCTCTCCCGCGTACCTGCGCCGTCCCGCCGTCCGGCAGGCGCTGGCCGACGCGCACAGCGTGCACGTCAGCGGCATCACCCCGGGCCTCTCCGACGACGCGGCGGCGTTCTGCGACGCGTTACCGGCGTTCTGCCCCCGGCTGACCGTCGACCTCAACTACCGCCCGGCGCTCTGGCGGGACCGCGACGACGGTGCCCTGCGCCGGTTGCTGGCCGCCGCCGACGAGGTCCTGCTCGGCGCGGACGAGGCGGTGCGTGTCTTCGGCCGCGCCGAGCCCGACGTGCTGCGCGAGGCCCTGCCCGGCGCCCGGCGCATCCTGCTCAAACAGGAGGAGCACGGGGTGCTCGTGCTCGGTGCGGAAACCATGCACGTGCCCGCGCTCGACGTCGACGTGCTCGAGCCGGTCGGAGCCGGGGACGCGTTCGCGGCCGGCTACCTCGCCGGGTGCTGGTTCGACCTGGACGTCCGCTCCGCCGTGGTGCTCGGGCACCGCTGCGCCGCGGCCGCGCTTGTCGTCCGGGAGGACCGACCGGTCACGCTGCCCGCTTGGAAGGATCTCGTCCGATGA
- a CDS encoding carboxymuconolactone decarboxylase family protein, whose amino-acid sequence MPHIDLPPLPGLVGLLAARPDVAAPLTALAETLLRGPSPLTPAQRETIAAHVSHGNGCVFCAETHGAVARELDAGAGSGLEPLLAIAEKVRVDGRSVTERDVARAREAGADDAAIHDTVLIAAAFSMFNRYVDGLATTVPSEPEHYARHGRALAENGYRPR is encoded by the coding sequence ATGCCCCACATCGATCTGCCGCCGCTGCCCGGACTGGTCGGGCTGCTCGCCGCCCGCCCCGACGTCGCCGCGCCGCTCACCGCGCTGGCCGAGACGCTCTTACGCGGGCCGTCGCCGCTCACGCCGGCCCAGCGCGAGACCATCGCCGCCCACGTGTCCCACGGCAACGGGTGCGTGTTCTGCGCCGAGACCCACGGCGCGGTGGCCCGGGAGCTCGACGCCGGCGCCGGGTCCGGGCTGGAGCCGTTGCTGGCGATCGCCGAGAAGGTGCGGGTGGACGGCCGCTCGGTGACCGAGCGGGACGTGGCGCGGGCCCGGGAGGCCGGTGCCGACGACGCGGCCATCCACGACACGGTGCTGATCGCCGCCGCGTTCTCCATGTTCAACCGCTACGTCGACGGCCTGGCGACCACCGTCCCGTCCGAGCCGGAGCACTACGCACGGCACGGCCGGGCGCTGGCCGAGAACGGCTACCGGCCGCGGTGA
- a CDS encoding DUF2087 domain-containing protein, translating to MNDQVLRRYVRDDRLVGFPARWTRKLAVLGHVSTHTFVPGERYDEQTVNERLGPWCDGGPVDHVALRRYLVDVGYLSRAGGEYWMTGPALS from the coding sequence ATGAACGATCAGGTCCTCCGGCGCTACGTCCGCGACGACCGGCTGGTCGGCTTCCCGGCCCGCTGGACGCGCAAGCTCGCCGTCCTCGGCCACGTCAGCACGCACACGTTCGTCCCAGGCGAGCGGTACGACGAGCAGACCGTCAACGAGCGGCTCGGGCCGTGGTGCGACGGCGGGCCCGTCGACCACGTCGCGCTGCGTCGCTACCTGGTCGACGTCGGTTACCTCAGCCGGGCCGGCGGCGAGTACTGGATGACCGGTCCCGCTCTGAGCTAG
- a CDS encoding sensor histidine kinase — MSPWLSRYRVDLLIAAVVAVPVAGQVGAADPGEADALGVAFSAGTVIPLVWRRRAPFTVALIVLAFGLLTSAYARPGQQLQYGALVATYTIADLGPVPWQRWSILIGQVVTIPPGAIFVKHNTVPQLLFTLLLPIAAWMLGTVARLYRERGDALAARAEELEHQRTADAARAVAEERARIARDLHDVLAHAVSVIVVQAEAGPLVVRSDPARAEQAFDAIAESGRDAMAQLRRSLGVLKTAGDARALAPQPTVADIPALVERVRGTGLPVVLTEVGDPVRLAPDAELAAYRITQEALTNTVKHADAARATVTLTWWPDGLAVEIRDDGSGGSDGSGGSGGFGAWSKAGAGAAGGHGLIGIAERAAAGGGTASAGPVEDGFLVTAWLPG, encoded by the coding sequence GTGAGTCCCTGGTTATCGCGCTATCGCGTCGACCTGCTGATCGCCGCCGTCGTGGCGGTCCCGGTGGCGGGTCAGGTCGGGGCGGCCGACCCCGGTGAGGCCGACGCGCTCGGCGTCGCGTTCAGCGCCGGGACGGTGATCCCGCTGGTCTGGCGGCGTCGCGCCCCGTTCACGGTCGCACTGATCGTGCTCGCGTTCGGGTTGCTGACCTCGGCCTACGCCCGGCCCGGCCAGCAGCTGCAGTACGGGGCGCTGGTGGCCACGTACACGATCGCCGACCTCGGCCCGGTGCCCTGGCAGCGCTGGTCGATCCTGATCGGACAGGTCGTGACGATTCCGCCGGGCGCGATCTTCGTCAAGCACAACACGGTCCCGCAGCTGCTGTTCACGTTGCTGCTGCCGATCGCGGCCTGGATGCTCGGCACGGTCGCCCGCCTGTACCGCGAGCGCGGTGACGCCCTCGCCGCCCGGGCCGAGGAACTCGAACACCAGCGCACCGCCGACGCGGCCCGCGCGGTGGCCGAGGAACGCGCCCGCATCGCCCGCGACCTGCACGACGTCCTCGCGCACGCGGTGAGCGTCATCGTCGTGCAGGCCGAGGCCGGGCCGCTGGTGGTGCGCTCCGACCCGGCGCGCGCCGAGCAGGCCTTCGACGCGATCGCCGAGTCCGGCCGCGACGCGATGGCTCAGCTGCGGCGCTCGCTCGGTGTCCTCAAGACCGCGGGCGACGCCAGGGCGCTCGCGCCGCAGCCGACCGTCGCCGACATCCCCGCGCTCGTCGAGCGGGTGCGCGGGACCGGGTTGCCGGTCGTGCTCACCGAGGTCGGCGACCCGGTCCGGCTGGCGCCCGACGCCGAGCTCGCCGCGTACCGCATCACCCAGGAGGCTCTGACGAACACCGTGAAACACGCCGACGCGGCGCGGGCGACGGTGACCCTGACCTGGTGGCCCGACGGTCTGGCCGTCGAGATCCGCGACGACGGTTCCGGCGGCTCGGACGGTTCCGGCGGCTCGGGCGGTTTCGGCGCGTGGTCGAAGGCCGGTGCGGGTGCCGCCGGGGGGCACGGTTTGATCGGGATCGCCGAGCGGGCGGCGGCCGGCGGCGGTACCGCGTCGGCCGGTCCGGTGGAGGACGGGTTCCTGGTGACCGCGTGGCTGCCCGGATGA